A genomic region of Helicoverpa zea isolate HzStark_Cry1AcR chromosome 8, ilHelZeax1.1, whole genome shotgun sequence contains the following coding sequences:
- the LOC124632226 gene encoding protein sprouty → MDEYGGPAAPPRPPKPAARVHRPTGARQPTVSLLRPRPEAERERNAYVEAPRRAHAVPVPPHTAAHQPLKPVTTQPAAAADKRRAGALSADSILCETCGRCRCEQCARPRPLPSRWLCGSCLCSAEACVDYASCMCCVKALFYHCGSGEEEAGEPCACGPRLACVAALAVPLPCLWLYWPLRGCAAAGAALYARCRRSGCRCPEPPPRLSSII, encoded by the coding sequence ATGGATGAGTATGGCGGGCCGGCGGCGCCGCCCCGGCCGCCCAAGCCGGCGGCGCGCGTCCACAGGCCGACGGGCGCGCGCCAGCCCACCGTGTCGCTGCTGCGGCCGCGACCAGAGGCCGAGCGCGAGCGGAACGCCTACGTGGAGGCTCCACGGCGAGCACACGCCGTGCCCGTGCCTCCCCACACGGCCGCGCATCAGCCGCTCAAGCCGGTGACGACGCAGCCGGCCGCCGCGGCCGACAAGCGGCGCGCCGGCGCCCTCTCGGCCGACTCGATACTGTGCGAAACGTGCGGCCGCTGCCGCTGCGAGCAGTGCGCGCGCCCTCGCCCACTGCCGTCTCGCTGGCTGTGCGGCTCGTGCCTGTGCAGCGCCGAGGCGTGCGTCGACTACGCGTCGTGCATGTGCTGCGTGAAGGCGCTGTTCTACCACTGCGGGAGCGGCGAGGAGGAGGCAGGCGAGCCGTGCGCGTGCGGGCCGCGGCTGGCGTGCGTGGCCGCGCTGGCGGTGCCACTGCCGTGCCTGTGGCTGTACTGGCCGCTGCGCGggtgcgcggcggcgggcgcggcgctgtACGCGCGCTGCCGCCGCTCCGGCTGCCGCTGCCCCGAGCCCCCTCCGCGGCTCTCCAGTATTATCTAG